The genomic region CGCGAACTTCTACTTATCAAACTTAAAAAACCTGAAAACCAAAAAGATTTTGAGAATGCTATTGAACCTTACACGGATATTTTAAAAGTTTTAAAAGAAGAAGATGCATTCGTTTATTTACAAGCTGCTGGTCCCCCATACACCTTAGATAGTCTAACAGAAGATTTAAAACCGTTTCACATTGATTCTATGTCTCGCTCAGGGACGACAGGTATAGAGTAACCACATCAAAATTAACAATATTTGGAGGTTTTTCATATGGCAAAAGTTTATTATGATAATTCAGTTGAGAAAGATGTATTACAAGGTAAAAAGATTGCAATTGTTGGGTATGGCTCACAAGGACATGCACATGCTCAAAACTTAAAAGACAATGGTTATGACGTTGTAGTTGGTATTCGTCCAGGACGTTCATTTAATCAAGCACAAGATGATGGTTTTGCAGTATATCCTGTGTCTGAAGCCGTTCAATTATCAGATGTCATTATGGTATTATTACCTGATGAAATTCAAGGTGACGTCTATGCAAATGAAATTGCACCAAACCTTAAAGCTGGTAATGCACTAGCCTTTGCACATGGTTTTAATATCCACTTTGGTGTGATTAATCCACCTGAAAATGTTGATGTATTTTTAGTTGCGCCTAAAGGGCCTGGACATCTTGTTCGTCGGACTTTCGTTGAAGGCTCTGCAGTACCTGCCTTATTTGCTGTACACCAAGATGCATCTGGAGAAGCACGCCAGTTAGCACTGAGTTATGCAAAAGGAATTGGTGCAACACGCGCCGGCGTTTTAGAAACAACTTATAAAGAAGAAACAGAGACTGATTTATTTGGTGAACAAGCCGTACTTTGTGGTGGTGTGACCCGATTAATCCAAAATGGGTTTGAAGTTTTAGTTGAAGAAGGCTATCAACCTGAGATTGCGTATTTTGAAGTTTTACATGAAATGAAACTCATTGTTGATTTAATGTATGAAGGCGGACTTGAAAATATGCGTTATTCGATTTCAAATACGGCTGAATTTGGAGATTATGTTTCTGGACCACGCGTAATCACAGATGAAACAAAAGCAAATATGAAAGCTGTTCTAAAAGATATTCAAAATGGCACATTTAGTGATCGTTTTATAAAAGATAACCAAAATGGATTTAAAGAATTTAAACAGTTAAGACAGTCGCAAGCAGATCATCAAATAACTGAAGTAGGTCAAAATTTAAGAGACATGATGCCATTTATTAAATCAAAGCGCATTCAAAAATAATGGAGATAAGGACTGATTGACATGACTAGCCATATTCAAATTTTCGATACGACACTTAGAGACGGTGAGCAAACACCAGGTGTAAGCTTTTCTTTTGATGAACGTTTAACAATTGCCCGTCAGCTTGAAGATTGGGGTGTTGATGTCATTGAAGCGGGATTTCCTGCCTCGAGTCAAGGTAGTTTTGATTCTGTACAAGCTATTGCAAGAACATTAAAAAAGACAACTGTCACAGGTCTTGCACGTTGTAAAAAATCTGATATCGATGCAACTTATGAAGCAACTCGAGATGCCGTTTCGCCTTCCATACATGTATTTGTTGCAACAAGTCCAATTCATTTAAAATATAAGCTCAAAATGACTGAAAAAGAAGTACTCAGAACGATAAAAGAACATGTATCTTACGCACGCTCCAAATTTGACATTGTGCAATTTTCACCCGAAGATGCAACTCGCACCCCGCTTTCTTTTTTAGTTCAATGTGTACAAGTTGCTGTCGATGCAGGTGCAACTATTATCAATATACCTGATACTGTTGGTTATACGTATCCAAAAGAATATGGTTTCATCTTTAAAACACTCAAAGAAAAAATAAGACATTCCGAACAAGTTACATACAGCGCCCATTGTCACGATGACCTTGGGCTTGCTGTTGCCAACAGTATGGCTGCAATTGAAAATGGTGCTACACGGATTGAAGGTACTATTAATGGCATTGGCGAACGTGCAGGCAATACTGCACTTGAGGAAGTTGTATTAGGACTACATGTTCGTCAAGATCATTATCAAGCAAAGACTCAAATTCAATTTGAAAAAACAAAGCTAACCTCAGACATTATTTCGCGATATGCAGGTATTCGTATACCGCGTAATAAAGCTATTGTCGGTAAAAACGCCTTCAGCCACGAATCTGGTATTCATCAAGATGGCTTCCTTAAACATCCTGAAACTTATGAAATTATGACGCCTCAACTTGTTGGAGTCAAAAATACGGAACTACCATTAGGTAAACTATCAGGCAAACATGCATTTCAAGAAAAGCTAAAAAAATTAGGCTATCATATTTCAGAAACTGATCAAATAGCACTCTTTAAATTATTCAAAGCCATGGCAGATAAGAAAAAAGTCATTACTGATCGTGATATACATGCATTAATTCAAGGTACAGAACATGAACAACATGCTGAATTTCAAGTTGCGTCGTTACAACTTCAATTTGTTTCCAATGGCGTACAAAGCGCTGTCGTTGTTTTAAAAGATAAGCAAAATCAGACATACCAAGATTCAAGCATTGGAACTGGTTCAATTCTCGCCATCTATAATGCCATTAATCGTATATTTGACATTCAACCTGAATTGCTTGATTATCGCATTGATGCAGTCACTGAAGGATCAGATGCACAAGCCGAAGTTCATGTGCGATTAAAGTTAGATCATATTGAAGTCGTAGGAATAGGATTTGACCACGATATTTTATATGCATCTTGCAAGGCTTACGTCGAGGCATCCTCAAAATTTATCAAACCTCAATTCGGACAAAGGTCAGGTGATTGTTCATGACTTATCATATCGTCGCACTACCTGGAGATGGCATTGGCCCTGAAATTATGGAAGGCACACTTAATATATTGCGTTTATTGTCAGAAAAATTTGACTTTTTAGTGGATATAACCTCTTGCCCTTTTGGTGGACACGCTATTGATACATTTGGTAATCCATTACCTGATGAAACGTTAAAAGCATGTCAGCGTGCTGATGCTATATTATTAGGT from Staphylococcus felis harbors:
- the ilvC gene encoding ketol-acid reductoisomerase; translated protein: MAKVYYDNSVEKDVLQGKKIAIVGYGSQGHAHAQNLKDNGYDVVVGIRPGRSFNQAQDDGFAVYPVSEAVQLSDVIMVLLPDEIQGDVYANEIAPNLKAGNALAFAHGFNIHFGVINPPENVDVFLVAPKGPGHLVRRTFVEGSAVPALFAVHQDASGEARQLALSYAKGIGATRAGVLETTYKEETETDLFGEQAVLCGGVTRLIQNGFEVLVEEGYQPEIAYFEVLHEMKLIVDLMYEGGLENMRYSISNTAEFGDYVSGPRVITDETKANMKAVLKDIQNGTFSDRFIKDNQNGFKEFKQLRQSQADHQITEVGQNLRDMMPFIKSKRIQK
- a CDS encoding 2-isopropylmalate synthase, whose protein sequence is MTSHIQIFDTTLRDGEQTPGVSFSFDERLTIARQLEDWGVDVIEAGFPASSQGSFDSVQAIARTLKKTTVTGLARCKKSDIDATYEATRDAVSPSIHVFVATSPIHLKYKLKMTEKEVLRTIKEHVSYARSKFDIVQFSPEDATRTPLSFLVQCVQVAVDAGATIINIPDTVGYTYPKEYGFIFKTLKEKIRHSEQVTYSAHCHDDLGLAVANSMAAIENGATRIEGTINGIGERAGNTALEEVVLGLHVRQDHYQAKTQIQFEKTKLTSDIISRYAGIRIPRNKAIVGKNAFSHESGIHQDGFLKHPETYEIMTPQLVGVKNTELPLGKLSGKHAFQEKLKKLGYHISETDQIALFKLFKAMADKKKVITDRDIHALIQGTEHEQHAEFQVASLQLQFVSNGVQSAVVVLKDKQNQTYQDSSIGTGSILAIYNAINRIFDIQPELLDYRIDAVTEGSDAQAEVHVRLKLDHIEVVGIGFDHDILYASCKAYVEASSKFIKPQFGQRSGDCS